The DNA region GAATCAGACGGTAGTGACCCCGTCCCTGAATCCCTGTCATCGCCGCGCGGCATCTTGCTGGTGTTGTACGGCCCATGATAGAAATCGGACACTTTGAATAGCTCCATGTTGGTTTCACGCTGTACATTCTGGTATGTAATGATATAGATCGTTGCAAAAGCAACCAGCATCATAATCGAAATAGATACCAGATTCACAATCAGAAATCGATTTCTGAGTTTCTTGAACATCAGGACGTCACCTCAAGTACATACCCCACCCCACGAATCGTATTAATGCGAACTGTGGAGTTCAAGAAAGTTAACTTTTTACGTAAAAATGAGATGTACACCTCTACGTTGTTATATTCAACTTCCGAATCGAATCCCCACAACTTCTCAATGATCTGCTCTTTGGAAGTTATAGCCTGTTTACGCGTGACCAAAAGCTCCAGCAATTCATTTTCCTTCAGATTAAGTTTGATTTCTTTCCCCTGAACAGTCAGTTTCAATTGCGTCGTATTCAGTTCAATATCACCAAACTTCAGCGCATCCTCCGGCACAACCTCTCCCTTTCTTCTCAGGGCAGCACGAATCCGGGCAAGCAGTTCCTCTGTTGCGAACGGTTTTGCGATATAGTCATCAGCGCCATAATCCAATCCGGTAACCTTGTCCGACAGCTCTCCTTTGGCCGTCAGGAGAATAACCGGGGTATGATTTCCTTCGCTGCGCAGTTTCCTCAATACGGTGATTCCGTCCATTTCCGGCATCATGATATCAAGCAGCAGCAGATCATAGATGCCGCTTAGTGCATAGTCGAGTCCCGTTCTCCCGTCATGGACCAGGTCCACGGAGTAATTGTTTTTCTTCAATATTTGTGACACGGCTTCCGCCAAATGAACCTCATCTTCCGCAATAAGTATTCTCATCGGTTCTTCATTCCTCTGCATGAATTGGTTTCGAAATATTTCAATCTATTATACCAACGATTATATCAACGGAACCTTGAATCAATCTTAATTCATTTTTTCCGAGAACTATTAAAGGAAGGTAAAAAAAGATCAACGGAATGTAAAATCATTTAAGATTCATTCAAGGTTGGCCCTCTAAGATACAGACATGGAAGCAATACACGATGAGACAAAACATACAAAACATGGACGAAAGGACTGAACCCGAATGGCCATTGAAGTATTCAACCGATATGAAAGCAAGTATCTCCTGACCGATGAGCAGTACGAGAACTTTTATGCTGACTTGTTGAAGTATATGGAGCTGGATGCTTATAACAAGAAACATGAGTTTTACTCCATCAGCAACCTGTACTTCGACACTCCGCATGACTCCCTGATCCGCGCCAGTCTCTCCAAGCCCAAATATAAGGAGAAACTGAGATTGCGTGCTTACGGAGTTCCTGAAGAGAATGCCAAGGTGTATCTGGAGATCAAAAAGAAAGTGTTCGGCCTGGTGAACAAACGCAGAACTGCCCTGAAGCTGGATGAAGCCTACGATTTCGTTCATACCGGACAGGCGCCGGAACTGGCTGATTATATGAATAAACAGGTCGTTGAAGAGATCAAGTACTTCCTCCGACTGTACGACTTGGAACCTAAAGTGTATCTGGCCTATGAACGCAAAGCCTTGTTCGACAAGAACAGCCGCGATCTCCGCATTACCTTTGACACCAACATCCGCAGTCGCAGATATGATCTGAAACTGGAGCAGGGAGATTACGGTGAACCGCTGGTGAAAGACGGACGCTGGCTGATGGAAGTCAAAGCCGAGAAAACCGTCCCCATGTGGCTCTCCCAACTCTTGTCCGAACATGGCTTATATCGCACCGGGTTCTCGAAATACGGCAATGAGTACAGACATCTGGCAAGAACAACGAACCTGAATTACCAGACAGAACGTATACTCGTGCCGGGTACAGACTTCAACCCATCCATAGAATACGAAAAAACAATCACAGAAAGAGAGCGTGTAGTATATGCTTGATTCCATTTTTAGCTCAGCACTAACCGACACCACCCTGACTTTTAGTAATGCGATTCTAACGATCGGTCTTGCCATCATCATGGGGGTCATCATCAGCCTGACGTACATGAAGACCAATCAGAGCACCTATTCACAAAGCTTCACACTAACCATGGTCGTACTTCCAGTCATTGTCGCCATTATCATTCTTCTGATCGGCAGCAACATTGCCCGGGCATTCAGCCTGGCGGGTGCCTTCTCCATCATCCGATTCCGAAGCGCACCTGGTGACCCGAAAGACATCGCTTATGTTCTGTTCACCATGGCTTCCGGTCTTGCCTGCGGTGTAGGCGCATTCGGTTATGCTGTAATGTTCACCATCATCCTGTGTGTATTGATGTTTGTTCTGAGCCGCTTCAACTTCGGCGGGAAGAAAACCCAGCAAAAAACGCTGAAAGTCACCATTCCGGAAAACTTGAGCTATGAAGAAGCACTGAACGAAGTGTTCCATACATTCAACGTACCTTTTGATCTCAAAAAGATCAGAACGACCGAACTCGGCAGTCTGTACGAGCTTGTGTACAGTGTTACCATTCACGAGAGTGTAAGCCAAAAAGAATTTTTGGATGCGATTCGTACACGAAACGGCAATCTGGATATCTCGTTAACGATGAGTCCAACACCAGAATACTAATTTGAATTCGAAGGGAACGATATAAGATGAAAAAGAAAATTATAACGGGCAGCAAATTGTGGTCCATCGCCATGATTACGGCAATGGTCACGGCTTGCAGCGCTCCGGCTGCGACCAGCAGCACCGCAAATGCCGCAACGTCAACAACAGGAACAACCAAAACGGTATCCGTCAGTGAGCAAACATCTGTGAAATACACTGATCTGGTGTCTATGGATGCTGATGATACCAATGTAAGCTGGAGTGCAACGGATTCCACAACAATTAAGCTGAATGGAACGACCGCCTCCATCACAGGATCAGGTGCAAAAGCAGCCAACGGATCGGTAACCATCTCTGCAGCGGGTACCTATGTTCTTAGCGGCAAACTAACCGATGGGCAAATTGTGGTCAATGTTGCAGATAAGGGCACCGTACATCTCGTATTAAACGGGGCGACAATCAATGACAACGACAGTGCAGCTATCTATATCCAGAAAGCGGGTAAAGCCATCATCACGCTGGAGGAAGGTACCGAGAATGCTGTCTCGGATGGCAAAACTTACGTATACGCCGACGCAACAACGGATGAGCCGGATGCAGCCATCTTCAGCAAGGCAGACCTGACGTTTAATGGTACAGGCAAGCTGACGGTTACAGGTAACTACAATGAAGGCATTACGAGCAAGGATGATCTGAAAATCGTTAGTGGCACAATTAACGTCAAATCCGCCGATGACGGCATCAAAGGTAAAGATATGGTGGCGATTCAAGCCGGTACCATTACCATTGATTCAGAAGGTGACGGCATTAAATCCACAAACGATACGGATACGACCAAAGGCTTTGTTGCCATTGCTGGAGGTACATTCAACATCCAGAGCGGCAGCGACGGCATTCAAGCGGAAACCGCATTGGTTACGAATGGCGGCACATTTGACATCGTAACCGGGGGAGGCAGTGCCAATGCACCAGAAAAAGTAGAAGAAGGACCATTTGGCGGCGGTGGCGGCGGATGGGGTGGCGGTACACCTCCAACCGATATGGGCACACCACCGGATGGGGAACCACCTGCCGATATGCCTAGCAATGATGGAACGAACGCAACAGGCGCAGCACCATCCGGCTCCGCGAATGCAACAGCGACTGCTGATTCCAATGCAGATGCAGACACAAGCACAACGGCTGCAGAAGAAGAAACAACGAGTGCCAAAGCACTTAAAGCAGGAGCAGATCTTACCGTCAATGGCGGTACGTATACGATCGATTCCATGGATGATTCCCTGCACAGCAACAACAATGTGACCGTCAATGACGGCAAGTTCAGCATTGAATCCGGCGATGACGGCATTCATGCAGATCAGGCGCTTACGATTAACGGCGGAACCATTACCATTGCCAAGAGCTACGAAGGTCTTGAAGGTGCAAGCATCACCCTGAACGATGGGGATGTGGATGTGACTGCATCGGATGATGGCGTGAATGCATCTGGCGAAATCAATGCAACGGATGCGGATACTGCAACCACTACAGATGACAGTACGGAGAAAGCCGATACAACTGCAGCTTCCAACATCTCTGTTACAGAGACAACAGGCACTACATCCACAACATCAACTACGGAGCAATCCAATCAAAGTACAGACGCGAATAGCAATACTCGCCCACAAGGCGGCGCTCCAGGTGGTATGCCGGGTGAATCCGCCAGCAGCAGTGAGCTTCATATCAACGGCGGCTCTCTCACCGTCAATGCAGGCGGCGACGGACTGGATTCTAATGGCTCCATCTATATGACAGGCGGAACCGTTATTGTGAACGGTCCAACAGACAATGGCAACGGAGCACTGGACTATGACGGCAACTTTGAGTTGAGCGGCGGATATCTGGTCTCAGCCGGCAGTTCCGGCATGGCTCAGGCAACATCTGAGGCATCGACTCAAAATACCATTGCCATGACGTTCCCTGAAACGCAAAAAGCAGGAACACTGGTACATGTGGAAGACAGCGAAGGAAACAACATTCTGACCTTTGCCCCAGCGAAAGATTATCAAACATTGGTTGTTAGCTCCACGGATCTGAAAAAAGACGGTTCATACGTGATCTACTCCGGCGGGACTTCGACTGGCACAGCAGTGGATGGACTTTATACCGACGGAACGTATAGTGGCGGAACCAAAATGGTTGCCTTCCAATCCACAAGCAATGTAACTTGGGTGAATGAATCCGGTGTAACAACTGCGAATTCAGGTATGGGTGGTCCAGGCGGAGGCCGTGGCCAAGGCGGATTCGGAGGCGGAAGAAACAGAACAGAGTACAGTACAACGGGTACAACAACCGACACTACAGGCACAACCGATTCCACGAAATAGGTTAAGATTCTGGCCATTAAAGCTAATATAAATAGGGGATTAAAAAAGGGGATGTCCCATACGTCATGAATATGACGGGGGACATCCCTTATATCGCGCGGTTTAATAAAGGTTGGCATATGACGATCCCGGCAAACGGCCGAGCAAGCAACGTTTTTTTGTTCTTATGAACCCGGTACACGCTATTCGCTCCCATTTACCCAGGTCTGAGATCTAACGAATCACAGTGACGTTATTTCGGCGATCAGTCGTTTTTTTAGGTTATGACGCTGTATTCTGACGGAATAACGTTACGGAGGTTCGTTAAACGTTGCAATCCTTGATTATCGACCTTTTAAGATCTCCAAGGTTCATTAGCGCTTATTACATGATTTTCCACTAATCAAAACGTATATACATACACCTTCGTACGCAACGTATCCCGGCACGTGATGGTCCGTAGCGGTATCTTGTCTGGCAATGCAAAACAGACGCTAATAACCTTTGCTCCTGGAGGCAGTTCCCGGCTGAATTTGTCCATGAGCCGATTCATTGCGCCGGGGAACAAATAACAGATGACGCAATCTGCGTGTTCATATGAACTGGTATAGATGTTGCCACGGATGAACCTCAGCCGCCCCTCCAGAGAATGGCGTTTTCCCTTCGCCCGCCGGAAGTGGACACTTAGAAAAGCTGTCAGTTGGGAGGCCCACAAGGGAACGATTGAATTTTCAATCCCCGTAAGCCGTTTGCCAGGGCAATGCCTGACCACGTCCAGTGCCAGCGTTCCCCACCCGGAGCCCGCTTCAATGACGTCACCGTAACCGGGAATGCGATTGACCTCCTGAATGACTGTCTGCCTGACGATGCTGGATGTGGGCATCGGTGAGATTCCATTTCTCCAACTGACCAGCACGATAGATACCACGGATATAAGTGACACCACAGCAATCAGCCATGGTATAAATTGAATTATCAACATAACCTCAACCCTTTGGATTTAATTAAGAGGCAGCATTTGTACCTTCATCATAACAAAAGGAGCTTCCCCAGGTCCAAAAAAACCTGGCAGAAGCTCCCTTTTTCTTATTCTAATTTGGCTTTTATCTCATTCCATCCTTCTGCTCATTCCACGCATTCAATCCGGCACATGGGACTTCATGTATACCCCTTTTTTGTACACGGACTTGATTGTAAAATGAACCCCCAGCTTGCGATTCGTCCGGTAAATCAGCGAATTAATCTCGTCAATGCCTACAGACTCACTCTCCAGCATGCTTCGCTCCGGCCACACTTGGCCGACAATCTGCTCCCGAGTCACGAAGTGATCCAACTGGCTGTACAGCAGTTTGAACAGCTGGTACTCCTTCTTGGACAGCGGAATTTCCACTTCGCCAATCTGCACGGTTTGCAGGTGATCCTGCAAACGCACACCCTCACCCAGCAGATCGGATATCCGATACTCCCTCGTTTCTTCAAGATCTCCCTCTGTGCGAAGCTGGATCAAGCCGTTGACCAGCGTCAGGCTATCTCCCTCGGCGAAGGGGTATTTCTCATAAGGAACAAGGCGCTGCCCGTTCAATTCGGTTCCATTTTTGCTATCCAGATCCTCAATCCACAGCTGATGCTGCTCATCATAATGGATGCGGCAATGCCGCTTCGATATCAACTGATTGTAGACAGACAAGTCCAATTCATCTCCACCCGTATAACGCCCCACTGTAATGGAGCGCCCCTGGCTGACATAAGCGAACGAACCGTCACTTTCCTGCCCTGGCGTACGAATGACGATTTTTGCCGTCTCCCGCATGTTATTCTCCCACCTTCAAATATCACTCTATCTCTATGAGCGTTCCGTTTCATAAATAATGATAAATTCATCAGATTTGTTCCATTGTTTGCATTCATAATAATTTATATAGTGTATACAGGCATCGTTATATGCTTTTCTCTACTATACCAGACGTTGTGCCCTTTTTCTCATAACGGTCGTATACATGCCTTAGCCCAATCAACAAGAGAGGTACCTCACTATGAACAAAAAAAACATTTTCATATATGTGCTGCTCGCCTTCACCCTGTCCATAACATTAACCGTGTTATCTCGTATGAACGATGATGGCGGAGAATCACTGAAAGGCACAACTACAACCGAAACGTCGTGGTTGCAACTAAACACCCACCCTTAATTCTACTCTATTATAACGCGATCACCGCGAAAAACGTTTCATGAATGTCATCTTATGCTGG from Paenibacillus sp. JNUCC-31 includes:
- a CDS encoding FHA domain-containing protein, giving the protein MRETAKIVIRTPGQESDGSFAYVSQGRSITVGRYTGGDELDLSVYNQLISKRHCRIHYDEQHQLWIEDLDSKNGTELNGQRLVPYEKYPFAEGDSLTLVNGLIQLRTEGDLEETREYRISDLLGEGVRLQDHLQTVQIGEVEIPLSKKEYQLFKLLYSQLDHFVTREQIVGQVWPERSMLESESVGIDEINSLIYRTNRKLGVHFTIKSVYKKGVYMKSHVPD
- a CDS encoding response regulator transcription factor: MRILIAEDEVHLAEAVSQILKKNNYSVDLVHDGRTGLDYALSGIYDLLLLDIMMPEMDGITVLRKLRSEGNHTPVILLTAKGELSDKVTGLDYGADDYIAKPFATEELLARIRAALRRKGEVVPEDALKFGDIELNTTQLKLTVQGKEIKLNLKENELLELLVTRKQAITSKEQIIEKLWGFDSEVEYNNVEVYISFLRKKLTFLNSTVRINTIRGVGYVLEVTS
- a CDS encoding polyphosphate polymerase domain-containing protein; this encodes MAIEVFNRYESKYLLTDEQYENFYADLLKYMELDAYNKKHEFYSISNLYFDTPHDSLIRASLSKPKYKEKLRLRAYGVPEENAKVYLEIKKKVFGLVNKRRTALKLDEAYDFVHTGQAPELADYMNKQVVEEIKYFLRLYDLEPKVYLAYERKALFDKNSRDLRITFDTNIRSRRYDLKLEQGDYGEPLVKDGRWLMEVKAEKTVPMWLSQLLSEHGLYRTGFSKYGNEYRHLARTTNLNYQTERILVPGTDFNPSIEYEKTITERERVVYA
- a CDS encoding carbohydrate-binding domain-containing protein, translating into MKKKIITGSKLWSIAMITAMVTACSAPAATSSTANAATSTTGTTKTVSVSEQTSVKYTDLVSMDADDTNVSWSATDSTTIKLNGTTASITGSGAKAANGSVTISAAGTYVLSGKLTDGQIVVNVADKGTVHLVLNGATINDNDSAAIYIQKAGKAIITLEEGTENAVSDGKTYVYADATTDEPDAAIFSKADLTFNGTGKLTVTGNYNEGITSKDDLKIVSGTINVKSADDGIKGKDMVAIQAGTITIDSEGDGIKSTNDTDTTKGFVAIAGGTFNIQSGSDGIQAETALVTNGGTFDIVTGGGSANAPEKVEEGPFGGGGGGWGGGTPPTDMGTPPDGEPPADMPSNDGTNATGAAPSGSANATATADSNADADTSTTAAEEETTSAKALKAGADLTVNGGTYTIDSMDDSLHSNNNVTVNDGKFSIESGDDGIHADQALTINGGTITIAKSYEGLEGASITLNDGDVDVTASDDGVNASGEINATDADTATTTDDSTEKADTTAASNISVTETTGTTSTTSTTEQSNQSTDANSNTRPQGGAPGGMPGESASSSELHINGGSLTVNAGGDGLDSNGSIYMTGGTVIVNGPTDNGNGALDYDGNFELSGGYLVSAGSSGMAQATSEASTQNTIAMTFPETQKAGTLVHVEDSEGNNILTFAPAKDYQTLVVSSTDLKKDGSYVIYSGGTSTGTAVDGLYTDGTYSGGTKMVAFQSTSNVTWVNESGVTTANSGMGGPGGGRGQGGFGGGRNRTEYSTTGTTTDTTGTTDSTK
- a CDS encoding DUF4956 domain-containing protein, whose product is MLDSIFSSALTDTTLTFSNAILTIGLAIIMGVIISLTYMKTNQSTYSQSFTLTMVVLPVIVAIIILLIGSNIARAFSLAGAFSIIRFRSAPGDPKDIAYVLFTMASGLACGVGAFGYAVMFTIILCVLMFVLSRFNFGGKKTQQKTLKVTIPENLSYEEALNEVFHTFNVPFDLKKIRTTELGSLYELVYSVTIHESVSQKEFLDAIRTRNGNLDISLTMSPTPEY
- a CDS encoding class I SAM-dependent methyltransferase, which translates into the protein MLIIQFIPWLIAVVSLISVVSIVLVSWRNGISPMPTSSIVRQTVIQEVNRIPGYGDVIEAGSGWGTLALDVVRHCPGKRLTGIENSIVPLWASQLTAFLSVHFRRAKGKRHSLEGRLRFIRGNIYTSSYEHADCVICYLFPGAMNRLMDKFSRELPPGAKVISVCFALPDKIPLRTITCRDTLRTKVYVYTF